A portion of the Alphaproteobacteria bacterium genome contains these proteins:
- a CDS encoding universal stress protein — MTDSPAHENTQDHNPTTGERAAVFLVVVDNSPEMRVALRWASLRARRTGGRVGLVRVIHDADFQHWAAVGNLMQAEAREEAEQLLQEHAAEVFRLYGGLPILYLVEGDPKSAVVELLEEEKDIRILVLATSTGRRGPGPLITHLTKKALGQLRIPVTIIPGGLTDEQIDTLV, encoded by the coding sequence ATGACCGATTCGCCCGCCCACGAGAACACACAGGATCACAACCCGACAACCGGAGAGCGTGCTGCTGTCTTTCTCGTGGTTGTCGACAACTCACCGGAGATGCGTGTCGCCCTGCGGTGGGCGAGCCTGCGCGCGCGACGCACCGGCGGAAGGGTCGGACTTGTCCGCGTCATTCATGACGCGGACTTCCAGCATTGGGCCGCCGTCGGCAATTTGATGCAGGCAGAAGCCCGTGAAGAAGCCGAACAACTTCTTCAGGAACACGCCGCCGAGGTCTTCCGTTTGTATGGCGGTCTGCCGATCCTCTATCTGGTCGAAGGCGACCCGAAATCCGCCGTCGTCGAGTTGCTGGAGGAAGAAAAGGATATTCGAATCCTCGTCCTCGCAACCTCGACAGGCCGCCGTGGTCCCGGTCCCCTGATCACCCATCTCACAAAGAAGGCGCTCGGCCAGCTTCGCATCCCCGTCACCATCATCCCCGGCGGGCTGACCGACGAACAAATCGACACCCTGGTCTAG
- a CDS encoding TIGR02186 family protein: MRNPRQIFEYLRIFGAMRAGITVAAVLALLQIPADAARDDALVIDLSQDLIGISTGFKGADVILFGATEGEGDVIVVVRSPSSQVIVRRKERVAGIWVNASELVFDDAPGFYHVAASAPLDDILPRPLLDTNQIGTDHISFNPHFLLSLEQEEAFRKALIRNKQRSNLYTEGLRDVDFRGNRLFRTRVALPANVPTGDYKVTVYLVQDGAISDRSESLLQVRKVGFEAKVTEFAFEQAPVYGLIAVVIALIAGWFAGFVFRKV, translated from the coding sequence ATGAGAAATCCGCGGCAAATATTCGAATATCTGCGCATATTCGGCGCCATGCGCGCGGGGATCACCGTTGCCGCCGTCTTGGCATTGCTGCAAATCCCGGCCGACGCCGCGCGCGACGACGCGCTCGTAATCGACCTCAGCCAGGATCTGATCGGCATCAGCACCGGCTTCAAGGGCGCCGATGTTATTCTGTTCGGTGCAACGGAAGGCGAAGGCGACGTCATCGTCGTCGTGCGCTCTCCGAGCAGCCAGGTAATCGTCCGGCGCAAGGAACGCGTGGCCGGCATCTGGGTGAACGCATCCGAACTGGTGTTCGACGATGCCCCCGGCTTCTACCATGTGGCCGCATCCGCGCCGCTCGACGATATTCTGCCGCGACCGCTCCTCGATACAAACCAGATCGGCACAGACCATATCTCCTTCAACCCGCACTTCCTCCTGTCGCTGGAACAGGAAGAAGCATTCCGCAAAGCACTGATCCGCAACAAGCAGCGCAGCAATCTCTATACCGAAGGCCTCCGGGACGTCGATTTTCGCGGCAACCGGCTGTTTCGCACCCGGGTCGCACTCCCCGCGAACGTGCCGACCGGCGACTATAAGGTGACGGTGTATCTGGTGCAGGACGGCGCGATCTCGGACCGGTCGGAATCTCTTCTGCAGGTCCGAAAGGTCGGGTTCGAAGCGAAGGTCACCGAATTCGCGTTCGAACAAGCGCCTGTCTATGGGTTGATAGCCGTTGTCATCGCGCTGATTGCCGGCTGGTTCGCCGGCTTCGTGTTCCGTAAGGTTTGA
- a CDS encoding sulfite exporter TauE/SafE family protein, producing the protein MTIYLPIAEMSVDAFLILLMGGGVGFLSGLFGVGGGFLMTPLLIFIGISPAVAVATEANQIVAASVSGVLAHMRRRNVDFKMGAVLTIGGFAGSGLGVGIFTFLREIGQVDLLVQLSYVLFLGIVGFLMLFESARAIFRSRTGTATRGKLHQHTWLHGLPFKMRFRRSRLYISALLPLGIGFFVGILAAIMGVGGGFLMVPAMIYILGMPTAVVVGTSLFQIIFVTANVTFLQAVNNQTVDVVLALLLLTGAVIGAQLGTKVSGRLRGEELRGLLALMVLGVCAKIGFDLVSTPEDIYSISETPGFGL; encoded by the coding sequence ATGACCATATATCTTCCCATCGCCGAAATGTCGGTCGACGCCTTCCTCATCCTCCTGATGGGTGGCGGCGTGGGGTTCCTGTCCGGATTGTTCGGCGTCGGCGGCGGGTTCCTGATGACGCCGCTGTTGATCTTCATCGGCATCTCGCCTGCGGTAGCCGTCGCAACCGAAGCCAACCAGATCGTCGCGGCCTCCGTTTCGGGCGTGCTTGCCCACATGCGCCGGCGCAATGTTGACTTCAAGATGGGCGCCGTCCTGACGATTGGCGGATTCGCCGGATCCGGACTCGGTGTCGGAATCTTCACATTCCTCCGGGAAATCGGTCAGGTCGACCTGTTGGTCCAGCTCAGTTATGTCCTGTTTCTGGGGATCGTCGGTTTCCTGATGTTGTTTGAAAGCGCCCGCGCAATTTTCCGAAGCCGCACCGGTACTGCAACGCGCGGCAAGTTGCACCAGCACACATGGCTGCACGGCCTGCCCTTCAAAATGCGCTTCCGGCGTTCACGGCTCTATATCAGCGCGTTGCTACCGCTGGGTATCGGGTTTTTCGTCGGCATCCTCGCGGCCATCATGGGCGTGGGCGGCGGGTTCCTGATGGTGCCGGCGATGATCTATATCCTGGGCATGCCGACAGCCGTCGTGGTCGGGACATCCTTGTTCCAGATCATCTTCGTGACGGCGAATGTCACCTTCCTCCAGGCCGTCAACAATCAGACCGTCGATGTTGTACTCGCGCTGCTGCTGCTCACCGGCGCCGTGATCGGCGCACAGCTGGGAACCAAGGTCAGCGGGCGCCTGCGCGGCGAGGAACTCCGCGGCCTGCTGGCACTCATGGTGCTCGGGGTCTGCGCCAAGATCGGGTTCGACCTGGTTTCCACGCCCGAAGACATTTACTCGATCAGCGAAACACCCGGTTTCGGCCTATGA
- a CDS encoding rhodanese-like domain-containing protein, translating into MTESPTVPQVVMLSADDVRARIAESTAYIVDVREPHENEQMRIAGAHLVPLSNFDGSRITPDDGKDLILHCRVGQRCGVAAEQLIAEGYSGTIHRMTGGILEWMAADFPVETG; encoded by the coding sequence ATGACTGAATCCCCAACGGTGCCCCAGGTCGTCATGCTATCGGCAGATGACGTGCGCGCGCGCATCGCAGAAAGCACCGCCTATATCGTAGACGTGCGCGAACCCCATGAAAATGAACAGATGCGCATTGCCGGCGCTCACTTGGTGCCGCTATCCAATTTCGACGGTTCACGCATCACGCCGGACGACGGAAAGGACCTGATCCTGCATTGCCGGGTCGGTCAGCGTTGTGGCGTCGCCGCGGAGCAACTCATCGCCGAGGGATATTCAGGGACAATCCACCGAATGACCGGCGGTATCCTTGAATGGATGGCAGCTGACTTTCCCGTCGAGACCGGCTGA
- a CDS encoding metalloregulator ArsR/SmtB family transcription factor: MDPAALQEKAGQASRLLKSLANERRLLIMCHLSQGEKSVGELEPLVGLSQSALSQHLARLRREHLVKTRRDAQTIFYSISSDEAQSVLGTLYDLYCADAEADIAPPD, from the coding sequence ATGGACCCTGCGGCACTTCAGGAAAAGGCTGGCCAGGCGAGCCGCCTGCTCAAGTCGCTGGCGAATGAGCGCCGGCTGCTGATCATGTGCCATTTGAGCCAGGGCGAAAAGTCCGTCGGCGAACTCGAGCCGCTGGTCGGTTTGAGTCAGTCCGCACTCTCTCAGCATCTGGCGCGGCTTCGTCGCGAGCACCTCGTCAAAACGCGCCGGGATGCACAAACAATATTTTACTCCATCTCGAGCGATGAGGCACAGTCGGTACTCGGCACACTCTACGATCTCTACTGCGCCGATGCAGAAGCCGATATCGCGCCGCCGGACTGA